One window of the Spirochaetota bacterium genome contains the following:
- a CDS encoding endonuclease: MTTEIILTFVVYGVLTFLFGVVLGYFIARIVFNRELDKIIREERKSALSSSRSVLKGKITEQLLPLMPFFNYNLSDARFIGSPIDYIVFDGYSDLNVVQDEIKEIVFIEVKSGNSPLSVTESAIKRAVDEKRVRFEVLHINKLQKDKVSKLDDSKIL, from the coding sequence ATGACTACTGAGATTATTTTAACATTTGTAGTATATGGTGTTTTAACATTTCTGTTTGGTGTTGTGTTAGGATACTTTATCGCAAGGATTGTTTTCAACAGAGAGTTAGACAAGATTATTAGGGAGGAGAGGAAAAGTGCTTTGAGTTCATCTAGGTCTGTCTTAAAGGGTAAAATTACAGAACAACTACTACCTCTTATGCCTTTTTTCAACTACAACTTATCTGACGCTAGGTTTATAGGTTCTCCGATAGACTATATCGTGTTTGATGGATATAGTGATCTTAATGTTGTCCAGGATGAGATAAAAGAGATAGTATTTATAGAAGTTAAATCAGGAAATTCACCTTTATCCGTCACTGAAAGTGCTATCAAGAGAGCTGTTGATGAGAAGAGAGTTAGGTTTGAAGTATTACATATTAACAAGCTACAAAAAGATAAAGTTTCAAAACTGGATGACTCCAAAATACTCTAG
- a CDS encoding UDP-N-acetylglucosamine--N-acetylmuramyl-(pentapeptide) pyrophosphoryl-undecaprenol N-acetylglucosamine transferase — protein MRILIVSGGTGGHISPGLSIYNRLKEAKHDILFITNPHALKFPLIKDNIPSNELEVIPISSGFTRNLLKNLVVIKDAILSFFKSLKIILNFKPDRIVLTGGYVSGPVGLAGLILRKPIILLEQNAVMGLTNKIISLFAKKVILTFPLVDKKNYPNNFERIGNPIRYGERDIQLKDYAKNTFGFSSDDKVIGIILGSQGAKNVNKIISENIHELTKEYKVIWITGQDYYQEILEKCKNESNVKIFDFINDVSSFMSAIDVAITRGGASTISELSFFGVPSLIIPFPYASKNHQYHNAMFVESRGAGIVIEENDLTISKILETIDLLFKNYDIFKSNMKKLFPRDTTNKVIQQILD, from the coding sequence ATGAGAATACTGATAGTTTCTGGTGGGACAGGGGGGCACATATCTCCTGGCCTATCAATATACAATAGGCTAAAAGAAGCAAAGCACGATATTCTTTTCATAACTAACCCCCACGCTCTAAAGTTTCCACTAATCAAAGATAACATTCCTTCAAATGAATTAGAGGTTATTCCTATATCAAGTGGCTTCACTAGAAACTTACTTAAGAACCTAGTCGTTATAAAGGATGCTATTTTATCCTTCTTCAAATCACTCAAGATAATTCTGAACTTCAAACCTGACAGGATTGTGCTTACAGGAGGATATGTTTCTGGTCCTGTTGGTCTCGCAGGATTAATCCTACGAAAACCTATTATCCTTTTAGAACAAAATGCTGTGATGGGACTGACAAACAAAATTATATCTCTTTTCGCTAAAAAAGTTATACTTACTTTTCCACTCGTTGATAAAAAGAACTATCCAAACAATTTTGAGAGGATTGGCAATCCGATTAGGTATGGTGAAAGAGATATACAACTAAAAGATTACGCTAAAAACACTTTTGGTTTTTCTTCAGACGATAAAGTAATAGGTATTATACTCGGAAGTCAAGGTGCCAAAAATGTTAATAAGATCATATCCGAAAACATCCATGAACTTACAAAAGAATACAAAGTGATATGGATAACAGGACAAGATTACTATCAAGAAATACTTGAAAAGTGTAAGAATGAAAGTAATGTCAAAATTTTTGATTTTATAAACGATGTCAGTTCCTTTATGAGTGCTATTGATGTTGCGATAACGAGAGGTGGAGCGAGCACTATATCAGAACTTTCATTCTTTGGAGTCCCATCTCTGATAATTCCATTTCCCTACGCATCAAAAAACCATCAGTATCACAACGCAATGTTTGTAGAGTCAAGAGGCGCAGGTATAGTAATTGAAGAAAATGATCTAACTATCAGTAAAATCCTAGAAACCATAGACTTGCTATTCAAAAACTACGACATATTTAAGTCAAATATGAAAAAACTATTCCCAAGAGACACAACAAACAAAGTTATCCAACAGATCCTAGATTAG
- a CDS encoding right-handed parallel beta-helix repeat-containing protein: MRLGKLILILSTLLLVSTIGYISCTSEPGRDESERGSGGGGGGVDTTAPTVTIIFPTNNSYTSNVLTVIGTASDTGSGVREVYLRLSNTGGFGKVSGTTSWTTNLVGLSEGTNTIYVYAVDNSGNTSSTQSVTFIVSIYVSVNILTPTNNQAFNANNVSVSGTANSYSGVNSVYLRVGNTGGFGRVNGTSSWNTNLTGLGGGTNTIYVYAVDNAGNTSSTQSVSFVIQLGSSVGISDPTNNQIINSTSITVSGTAHSYSSTVSGVFLRLGDSGGFGQVNGTDNWTTNLTSLNEGVNTIYVYSIDNAGNTSSTQSVSFIVALRMYVSTNGNDSNNGVSKTSPVRNIQTAVSRARIYNVNEIYTTTGLYRPTSGGGLVNETGFIGDSGVLITNNNIRIIGGWDANFNNIIGYSELDGENILYHILFITNATNIVIKNLVIRKGNANYSSFPHSVGGGIYLDNVSYSLISNVVISNNSASSRGGGIYIASSHSNIIIANIFSNRVVNYEGGGIYLSYSHSNLISGSVYYNSASGNQPSSLGGGIYLYSSSENLIASSVYSNYSTRGGGGIYMYYSHTNIIASNVYANLSSNDGGGIYLYYSHNNTISGNVFNNTAATNGGGIYLLVADNNTISGNVYSNESIQGGGIFLQQSDLNNITSTVYNNRAKFTGGGINLSSSRNNTINGIIHNNYANFSGGGITLDYSHSNSISGTIFSNSTTNCGGGIYINSSHTNSLSGSVYQNITETGGGIYISSCNYITIVGSVYNNIATNHGGGLSIVLASNVSLLNSYITNNWTLSSTNSVIYLHEYQSKLKNLIISNCFIGGNNDTTAIGIYEENEDITGHKLVNNTFITNRLKYLYREYTGNILITNNIDWTNINNPLQIDSTPDSTNNTVANM; this comes from the coding sequence ATGAGATTAGGCAAGTTGATATTGATTTTAAGCACCCTGTTACTGGTTAGCACTATTGGATATATCAGCTGCACTTCAGAACCAGGAAGAGATGAAAGTGAGAGAGGAAGTGGTGGAGGTGGAGGAGGAGTAGATACAACAGCACCAACCGTTACGATAATCTTTCCAACTAACAATAGTTACACGAGTAATGTTCTAACAGTAATAGGAACAGCTAGCGATACAGGTAGCGGTGTTAGAGAAGTTTATCTAAGACTATCAAATACTGGTGGTTTTGGAAAGGTAAGTGGAACTACGAGTTGGACTACTAACTTAGTAGGATTGAGTGAAGGAACTAACACAATATATGTTTATGCAGTAGATAATTCTGGGAATACGAGTTCAACACAAAGTGTAACTTTCATAGTTTCAATTTATGTATCAGTCAATATTTTAACCCCAACGAATAACCAGGCATTCAATGCAAATAATGTAAGTGTAAGTGGGACAGCAAATAGTTATAGTGGAGTAAATAGTGTGTATTTAAGGGTTGGTAATACTGGTGGTTTCGGAAGAGTTAATGGAACTAGTAGTTGGAACACTAATTTAACAGGATTAGGTGGAGGAACTAACACAATATATGTCTATGCAGTAGATAATGCTGGGAATACCAGTTCAACACAAAGCGTAAGTTTCGTAATTCAATTAGGATCATCAGTTGGCATATCAGATCCAACAAATAATCAAATAATTAACTCAACAAGCATAACTGTAAGTGGAACAGCACATAGTTATAGCAGCACAGTAAGTGGTGTATTCTTAAGGTTAGGTGATAGTGGAGGTTTCGGTCAGGTTAATGGAACTGATAACTGGACTACTAACTTGACAAGTTTGAATGAAGGTGTAAATACAATATATGTATATTCCATTGATAATGCTGGTAATACAAGTTCAACACAATCAGTAAGTTTTATAGTAGCGCTCAGAATGTATGTATCAACTAACGGTAATGATAGTAATAACGGAGTATCAAAAACCTCACCGGTGAGGAATATACAGACTGCTGTAAGTAGAGCTAGAATTTATAATGTCAATGAGATATACACAACAACTGGTTTATACAGACCTACCTCTGGTGGTGGGTTGGTTAATGAAACCGGATTTATTGGTGATAGTGGTGTATTAATAACGAATAACAACATTAGGATAATAGGAGGATGGGATGCAAATTTCAACAACATAATAGGATACAGTGAGCTGGATGGTGAGAATATTTTATATCATATATTATTCATTACCAATGCAACCAACATAGTTATAAAAAACCTAGTAATAAGAAAAGGTAATGCAAATTACAGTAGTTTCCCTCATAGCGTAGGAGGAGGAATATACCTTGACAATGTTTCATACAGCCTGATAAGTAATGTCGTAATATCAAACAACTCTGCTAGCTCAAGAGGTGGTGGAATATACATTGCATCTTCTCATAGTAACATCATAATTGCAAATATATTCAGTAATAGAGTTGTAAATTATGAGGGAGGAGGTATATATCTATCATACTCTCACAGTAACCTGATAAGTGGAAGTGTATATTACAATAGTGCATCAGGTAATCAACCTAGTAGCTTAGGAGGAGGAATATACTTGTATAGTTCAAGCGAGAATTTAATAGCAAGTAGTGTATACAGCAACTATTCTACAAGAGGGGGAGGAGGAATATATATGTATTACTCGCATACTAATATTATAGCTAGTAATGTATATGCTAACTTGAGTTCTAATGATGGGGGTGGAATATACCTTTACTATTCTCATAACAACACTATAAGTGGTAATGTATTTAATAATACTGCTGCTACCAACGGAGGAGGAATATACCTTTTGGTTGCTGATAACAACACGATAAGTGGTAATGTTTATAGCAATGAGTCTATACAGGGTGGTGGAATCTTCCTGCAACAATCTGATCTTAACAACATAACTAGCACAGTATACAACAATAGAGCCAAATTCACAGGCGGAGGAATAAACCTAAGTAGCTCTCGTAATAATACCATAAATGGAATTATACACAATAACTACGCTAATTTCTCTGGAGGTGGTATAACACTAGACTATTCTCATAGCAATAGTATAAGTGGTACTATATTTAGTAATTCTACTACAAACTGTGGAGGAGGAATATATATAAACAGTTCACATACTAATAGTTTATCTGGAAGTGTGTATCAAAACATTACAGAGACTGGTGGAGGCATATATATATCCAGTTGTAATTACATTACAATAGTTGGTAGCGTGTATAACAATATTGCTACTAATCACGGAGGAGGATTATCAATAGTATTAGCGTCAAATGTCTCATTACTCAACTCTTACATAACCAATAATTGGACACTCTCATCTACAAACTCAGTCATTTACTTGCATGAATATCAAAGTAAGTTGAAGAATCTTATAATCTCAAATTGCTTCATAGGTGGTAATAATGATACTACAGCGATAGGTATATATGAGGAAAATGAAGACATAACAGGTCATAAACTAGTAAATAACACATTCATAACGAACAGGTTGAAGTACTTGTACAGAGAATATACTGGAAACATACTAATAACAAATAATATTGACTGGACAAACATAAATAACCCATTACAAATAGACTCAACTCCTGATTCTACTAACAACACAGTTGCCAACATGTAA
- a CDS encoding TMEM165/GDT1 family protein produces the protein MPILTSFLLITIVEISDKTMFLTLGMTPKFRKISLVVGVLLSSIIIMLIPTLVGEWLNRVVPRGSLVLTSGLVFLVVGLFVVFEKQKKTEKEYVKRIPEFLKVFLILFTSEMFDRSQLTALSITINSREPLMVWIGGTLGLLVPNLAVIFFTDKLANLIGNNLLKYVTGGILITVGILTILEYFGVIQF, from the coding sequence GTGCCTATATTAACTTCTTTTCTACTTATAACCATAGTTGAAATATCTGACAAAACAATGTTCCTAACTCTAGGCATGACTCCCAAATTTAGAAAGATAAGTCTTGTAGTAGGAGTGCTCCTGTCATCAATTATCATTATGCTTATACCTACCCTGGTCGGTGAATGGCTTAATAGAGTAGTTCCTAGAGGCTCTCTAGTCCTCACGAGTGGGCTTGTATTTCTAGTTGTAGGACTATTTGTAGTTTTTGAAAAGCAGAAAAAAACAGAAAAAGAGTACGTAAAAAGAATCCCCGAATTTCTTAAGGTATTTTTAATACTTTTCACCTCTGAGATGTTTGATAGATCTCAACTTACTGCACTATCTATAACCATAAACTCAAGAGAACCCCTTATGGTATGGATTGGAGGAACTTTAGGATTACTAGTGCCAAATCTAGCAGTAATATTCTTCACAGATAAGTTAGCAAACCTAATAGGCAATAACCTATTAAAATATGTTACTGGAGGTATATTGATAACAGTAGGAATCTTAACAATTCTAGAGTATTTTGGAGTCATCCAGTTTTGA